The Panicum hallii strain FIL2 chromosome 9, PHallii_v3.1, whole genome shotgun sequence genome has a window encoding:
- the LOC112877611 gene encoding homeobox-leucine zipper protein HOX19-like isoform X2, producing MAQEDVHLDDAGLALGLSLGGGGASDAARRQGTGSRLGREAARLPPSPRALEPSLTLSMPDEATATGSGGGGGAAAHSVSSLSVAGVKRERVEEADGERASSTARGEDDDDGSTRKKLRLTKEQSALLEDRFKEHSTLNPKQKVALAKQLNLRPRQVEVWFQNRRARTKLKQTEVDCEFLKRCCESLTEENRRLQRELQELRALKFAAPPGAPPPPAATAPAPAPFYMQLPAATLTLCPSCERLSGPAAAAKADPDRPKAAPAHHFFNPFTHSAAC from the exons ATGGCTCAGGAGGACGTCCACCTGGACGACGCCGGGCTGGCGCTGGGCCTgtccctcggcggcggcggagcctcTGATGCGGCGCGGCGGCAGGGCACCGGCAGCCGGTTGGGCAGGGAGGCGGCGCGGCtcccgccgtcgccgcgcgcGCTGGAGCCGTCGCTGACGCTGAGCATGCCGGACGAGGCGACCGCGACGGggtccggcggcgggggcggcgcggccgcgcacAGCGTGTCGTCCCTGTCGGTGGCGGGCGTGAAGAGGGAGCGCGTGGAGGAGGCCGACGGCGAGCGCGCGTCGTCGACGGCGCGgggcgaggacgacgacgacgggagCACGCGCAAGAAGCTGAGGCTGACCAAGGAGCAGTCCGCGCTCCTGGAGGACCGCTTCAAGGAGCACAGCACCCTCAACCCG AAGCAGAAAGTCGCGCTGGCGAAGCAACTGAACCTGAGGCCACGGCAGGTCGAGGTGTGGTTCCAGAACAGGCGAGCAAG GACGAAGCTGAAGCAGACGGAGGTGGACTGCGAGTTCCTCAAGCGCTGCTGCGAGTCGCTCACCGAGGAGAACCGCCGCCTGCAGCGGGAGCTGCAGGAGCTCCGCGCGCTCAAGTTCGCCGCCCCGccgggagcgccgccgccgcccgccgccaccgcgccggcgccggcgccgttcTACATGCAGCTGCCGGCCGCCACGCTGACGCTCTGCCCGTCCTGCGAGCGCCTGAGcgggcccgccgccgcggccaagGCCGACCCCGACCGGCCCAAGGCGGCCCCGGCGCACCACTTCTTCAACCCCTTCACCCACTCCGCCGCCTGCTGA
- the LOC112877611 gene encoding homeobox-leucine zipper protein HOX19-like isoform X1 — translation MAQEDVHLDDAGLALGLSLGGGGASDAARRQGTGSRLGREAARLPPSPRALEPSLTLSMPDEATATGSGGGGGAAAHSVSSLSVAGVKRERVEEADGERASSTARGEDDDDGSTRKKLRLTKEQSALLEDRFKEHSTLNPKQKVALAKQLNLRPRQVEVWFQNRRASRARRTKLKQTEVDCEFLKRCCESLTEENRRLQRELQELRALKFAAPPGAPPPPAATAPAPAPFYMQLPAATLTLCPSCERLSGPAAAAKADPDRPKAAPAHHFFNPFTHSAAC, via the exons ATGGCTCAGGAGGACGTCCACCTGGACGACGCCGGGCTGGCGCTGGGCCTgtccctcggcggcggcggagcctcTGATGCGGCGCGGCGGCAGGGCACCGGCAGCCGGTTGGGCAGGGAGGCGGCGCGGCtcccgccgtcgccgcgcgcGCTGGAGCCGTCGCTGACGCTGAGCATGCCGGACGAGGCGACCGCGACGGggtccggcggcgggggcggcgcggccgcgcacAGCGTGTCGTCCCTGTCGGTGGCGGGCGTGAAGAGGGAGCGCGTGGAGGAGGCCGACGGCGAGCGCGCGTCGTCGACGGCGCGgggcgaggacgacgacgacgggagCACGCGCAAGAAGCTGAGGCTGACCAAGGAGCAGTCCGCGCTCCTGGAGGACCGCTTCAAGGAGCACAGCACCCTCAACCCG AAGCAGAAAGTCGCGCTGGCGAAGCAACTGAACCTGAGGCCACGGCAGGTCGAGGTGTGGTTCCAGAACAGGCGAGCAAG TCGCGCGCGCAGGACGAAGCTGAAGCAGACGGAGGTGGACTGCGAGTTCCTCAAGCGCTGCTGCGAGTCGCTCACCGAGGAGAACCGCCGCCTGCAGCGGGAGCTGCAGGAGCTCCGCGCGCTCAAGTTCGCCGCCCCGccgggagcgccgccgccgcccgccgccaccgcgccggcgccggcgccgttcTACATGCAGCTGCCGGCCGCCACGCTGACGCTCTGCCCGTCCTGCGAGCGCCTGAGcgggcccgccgccgcggccaagGCCGACCCCGACCGGCCCAAGGCGGCCCCGGCGCACCACTTCTTCAACCCCTTCACCCACTCCGCCGCCTGCTGA
- the LOC112878162 gene encoding branched-chain-amino-acid aminotransferase 2, chloroplastic-like, which yields MAAAALSSAAKGALLPRARGAHGGLARALLLGGASVTAGGRGGGGSSGLLRRRQSSLPQLDHVDRSDEESGGEIDWDNLGFGLTPTDYMYVMRSSPEDLGAFPRGELCRYGNIELSPSSGVLNYAQGLFEGMKAYRRPGRPGYTLFRPEENAQRMQHGAERMCMPAPSVDQFVSAVKETVLANRRWVPPQGKGALYLRPLLMGSGPILGLAPAPEYTFLIYAAPVGNYFKEGLAPINLVVDDEFHRAMPGGTGGVKTIANYAPVLKAQMDAKSKGFTDVLYLDSVHKRYLEEVSSCNVFVVKGGVVATPAIRGTILPGITRKSVVELARDRGYKVEERLVSIDDLIDADEVFCTGTAVVVAPVSTVTYQGRRHEFRTGPDTVSQELYTTLTSIQMGLAEDSKGWTVAVD from the exons atggcggcggcggcgttgtcCTCTGCGGCGAAGGGCGCTCTTCTTCCGCGGGCTCGCGGCGCCCATGGCGGCCTGGCGCGGGCCCTGCTGCTGGGCGGGGCGTCGGTAACG gccggaggacgaggaggaggcggcAGCTCGGGCctcctgcgccggcggcagtcGTCGCTGCCGCAGCTGGACCACGTCGACAG GTCCGACGAGGAGAGCGGTGGCGAGATCGACTGGGACAACCTCGGCTTCGGCCTCACCCCGACCGACTACATGTACGTCATGCGGTCCTCGCCGGAGGACCTCGGCGCCTTCCCCCGCGGCGAGCTCTGCCGCTACGGCAACATCGAGCTCAGCCCCTCCTCCGGCGTCCTCAACTACGCCCAG GGGCTGTTCGAGGGGATGAAGGCGTACCGGCGGCCGGGCCGCCCCGGCTACACGCTGTTCCGGCCGGAGGAGAACGCGCAGCGGATGCAGCACGGCGCCGAGCGCATGTGCATGCCGGCGCCGTCCGTGGACCAGTTCGTCAGCGCCGTCAAGGAGACCGTTCTCGCCAACAGGCGCTGg GTGCCGCCGCAGGGAAAGGGGGCCCTGTACCTCCGGCCCCTGCTCATGGGGAGCGGCCCGATTCTCGGGCTGGCGCCGGCCCCCGAGTACACGTTCCTCATCTACGCCGCGCCCGTCGGAAACTACTTCAAG GAGGGCCTGGCGCCGATCAACCTCGTCGTGGACGACGAGTTCCACCGCGCCATGCcgggcggcaccggcggcgTCAAGACGATCGCCAACTACGCGCCG GTGCTCAAGGCGCAGATGGACGCCAAGAGCAAGGGGTTCACGGACGTGCTGTACCTCGACTCGGTGCACAAGCGGTACCTGGAGGAGGTGTCGTCGTGCAACGTGTTCGTCGTCAAGGGCGGCGTCGTCGCCACGCCGGCCATTAGGGGCACCATCCTGCCGGGGATCACGCGCAAGAGCGTCGTCGAGCTCGCCAGGGACCGTGGATACAAG GTTGAGGAGCGCCTCGTCTCCATCGACGACCTGATCGACGCCGACGAGGTGTTCTGCACCGggacggcggtggtggtggcgccgGTGTCGACGGTGACGTACCAGGGGCGGAG GCACGAGTTCAGAACCGGCCCGGACACGGTGTCGCAGGAGCTGTACACGACTCTGACGTCCATCCAGATGGGCCTGGCCGAGGACAGCAAGGGATGGACGGTAGCAGTAGATTAA
- the LOC112874853 gene encoding squalene monooxygenase-like, with protein sequence MAAVAAGAGVGLQLIGAAAATLLAAVLVAAVLGRRRRPVARVPLVEGKPAPEDGCAVGDGAGAAGDGGTDVIIVGAGVAGSALACTLGKDGRRVHVIERDLTEPDRIVGELLQPGGYLKLIELGLEDCVEEIDAQRVLGYALFKDGRNTKLAYPLEKFHSDVAGRSFHNGRFIQRMRQKAASLPNVQLEQGTVTSLLEENGIVKGVQYKTKSGEELKAFAPLTIVCDGCFSNLRRALCSPKVDVPSCFVGLVLENCQLPHPNHGHVILANPSPILFYPISSTEVRCLVDVPGQKVPSIASGEMANYLKTVVAPQIPPEIYDSFIAAIDKGSIRTMPNRSMPAAPHPTPGALLMGDAFNMRHPLTGGGMTVALSDIVVLRNLLKPLRNLHDASSLCKYLESFYTLRKPVASTINTLAGALYKVFSASPDQARNEMRQACFDYLSLGGVFSNGPIALLSGLNPRPLSLVAHFFAVAIYGVGRLMLPLPSPKRMWIGARLISGACGIILPIIKAEGVRQMFFPATVPAYYRAAPAAE encoded by the exons ATGGCTGCTGTGGCCGCCGGCGCTGGCGTCGGGCTCCAGCTCATTGGCGCAGCCGCGGCCACGCTCCTAGCGGCGGTCCTTGTTGCCGCCGTGctggggcgccgccgccggccggtggCCCGGGTGCCTCTGGTGGAAGGGAAGCCCGCGCCGGAGGATGGCTGCGCGGtcggcgacggcgcgggcgccgccggTGACGGTGGGACGGACGTCATCATAGTCGGCGCCGGGGTAGCTGGATCTGCGCTGGCATGTACGCTTGGAAAG GATGGCCGTCGGGTGCATGTTATTGAGAGAGATCTGACAGAACCTGACAGAATTGTGGGTGAACTGTTGCAACCTGGGGGATACTTGAAATTAATTGAGTTGGGCCTCGAAG ATTGTGTAGAAGAAATTGATGCTCAGCGTGTCCTTGGTTATGCTTTATTCAAAGATGGGAGGAACACAAAACTTGCTTATCCCTTGGAGAAGTTCCATTCTGATGTTGCTGGTAGGAGCTTTCACAATGGAAGGTTTATACAAAGGATGCGTCAAAAAGCCGCGTCTTTGCCCAA TGTCCAATTAGAGCAAGGAACTGTTACATCGCTTCTTGAAGAAAATGGTATCGTTAAGGGTGTACAATACAAAACCAAGTCAGGTGAAGAACTAAAGGCTTTTGCACCCTTGACAATTGTATGTGATGGCTGCTTTTCAAATCTACGACGTGCCCTTTGCTCTCCAAAG GTTGATGTTCCGTCTTGCTTTGTTGGGCTTGTCTTGGAGAATTGCCAACTTCCTCACCCGAACCATGGGCATGTTATCTTGGCCAATCCTTCGCCCATCCTATTTTATCCAATAAGCAGCACTGAGGTGCGTTGTTTGGTTGATGTCCCTGGTCAGAAGGTGCCATCCATAGCAAGTGGTGAAATGGCAAATTATCTCAAAACTGTTGTTGCACCCCAG ATTCCTCCAGAAATCTATGACTCTTTTATAGCAGCCATTGATAAGGGAAGCATAAGAACAATGCCAAATAGGAGCATGCCAGCTGCTCCACATCCAACCCCTGGCGCACTTTTGATGGGGGATGCCTTCAATATGAGACATCCTTTAACTGGTGGAGGAATGACTGTTGCGTTATCCGACATTGTTGTCCTACGCAATCTTCTCAAGCCTCTTCGCAATCTGCATGATGCATCTTCCCTGTGCAAATACCTTGAATCATTCTATACATTGCGGAAG CCGGTTGCTTCAACGATAAACACATTGGCTGGTGCTCTGTATAAGGTCTTCAGTGCCTCGCCTGATCAAGCTAGGAATGAGATGCGCCAAGCTTGCTTTGATTACTTGAGCCTTGGAGGTGTCTTCTCAAATGGGCCTATTGCTCTACTCTCTGGTCTTAATCCTCGGCCATTGAGTTTAGTTGCACACTTCTTTGCTGTTGCTATCTATGGCGTTGGCCGACTGATGCTCCCTCTTCCTTCACCTAAACGAATGTGGATTGGAGCCAGGCTGATTTCT GGTGCATGTGGCATCATCCTCCCTATCATCAAAGCTGAAGGTGTGAGACAAATGTTCTTCCCTGCTACCGTGCCTGCATACTACCGGGCCGCTCCTGCTGCAGAGTAA
- the LOC112877460 gene encoding uncharacterized protein LOC112877460, translating into MATSTSLLPPLLPVPASRHRFHPSPSASPRHLRLSPATRRLRAARRRHPDAVVVVPDARPWVGDLSGATASYREGGEEDEDDADADDDEDEDRSLDLLARFLHSVFRKVSRRARRAARSVLPPSVPAELVKFSVNGVLVLTFLWILKGLLEVVCTFGSMVFASILLVRGIWSGVTYIRENQYSYIHRIDNDDSRWSRVQTAG; encoded by the exons ATGGCGACCTCGACCTCCCTCCTCCCCCCTCTCCTCCCCGTCCCTGCCTCCCGCCACCGTTTCCACCCCTCCCCGTCCGCATCCCCCCGCCACCTGCGCCTCTCTCCTGCtacccgccgcctccgcgccgctcgGCGCCGGCACCCcgacgccgtcgtcgtcgtcccggACGCCCGCCCCTGGGTCGGCGATCTCTCGGGCGCCACCGCTTCCTACCGggaaggcggcgaggaggacgaAGACGACGCGGACGCGGAtgacgacgaggacgaggacCGCAGCCTGGACCTACTGGCCCGGTTCCTGCACTCCGTGTTCAGGAAGGTCTCCCGCcgggcgcgccgcgccgccaggTCCGTGCTGCCGCCTTCCGTACCCGCTGAGCTG GTGAAGTTCTCGGTCAATGGCGTGCTGGTCCTGACGTTCTTATGGATCCTGAAGGGTCTTCTCGAG GTGGTCTGCACATTTGGAAGCATGGTGTTTGCAAGCATCCTTCTTGTGCGAGGAATATGGTCTGGGGTGACTTATATCAGAGAAAATCAGTACAGCTATATTCACCGGATCGACAACGACGATAGCCGATGGAGCAGAGTACAGACTGCTGGTTGA